In Ostrea edulis chromosome 4, xbOstEdul1.1, whole genome shotgun sequence, a single window of DNA contains:
- the LOC125672047 gene encoding myocardin-related transcription factor B-like isoform X1 produces MPELSKRPFDSVHEELSHGPKRIKKNWDTTSSSNSWSPLYGGGTSLDQEAIQYIHKFYCKDCRMEAEKAEKEKAAAAVTGGEGKGETELPTSPQSTLEEMSLQQSMDKNKESLKRKLMMRRSVTELVDQGIYPPLSTPPAFAEQRRHLERAKTGDLLKHKIQHRPDRQVLVQQHILEDTKIDPSLHERQRKLKRARIADDLNDKLSHRPGPLELLQGNILHTDDENFKTALQGEQCSTWASFFISAGSIPFNRTFDEDSESNYGFEDESTTTSDGVPSPCDSMMSDICSPPIIPPAPEVPSSLKFHQLGSLPSTFTSGVTLTNMTGVTGANTPTSFSKLSPITTQSFSVTNTGPMNANGLTTLNGGGKLGSGSSSSVNKNRPKKPKPKAQPKTKVIKFHEYKGPPNVVKTQAVPPSSDPSLETPYHIMLQQQQLFLQWQLEFQSKNPSTGPGRTVVVSTQQTGLDPPATIQVQTSSPGVVPVLTSSAVVSSTSTVNTQTSMQGQPLLASPPIQTVVQQAVKPSQTPILHTQPQVQVHTQPQVQIHTQPQVQVHTQLQGQPMVQAQSQISLQAQPGIQAQSSGPSTVQMKSPVVAKPFPVVSQLQSSTPAQSPPTPSKPLVQTKTIIQGQPSVQLQSIIPGKQQQQKTTPQRVRPVLQNTKNSLSNITKPLMNLEDMKVADLKAELKKRNLTVSGAKPQLIERLKPYLDVSVSHASTMNNVRDMKKLPVHAVVNVHSMPTSSSSPAILSPSNEVSMSSSSPPISPTIKDKIFNPLSPEVMDIAPPTSVLTAQMKNSLHSASTGSIPMADDSSRPSSVNPDIAMDVDSSLDFSNFIKFSPASSSATSVPPTITQTTATSIHSSQPAIVTSPPVILDHTAQTSPHPSMQEEILQQQRLKIAQLQKQLEESQKILQQQMQQQHLQHHLQHNNPQQTASPPQATQQQPASPQQIHQVVQQPTSQAHSLQLIQKPTSPQIQLIKQPTSPPQLQQLSPIQHQPLSPPQLPQQVQIIHAPTGQQHTLNAIKVDADGKAAQQPNTKMVQITAPQTISLVDGSGLPLTIPVVSQGMQSILVPNLMDKTTKQNLENFVVSHGLNRSLNIATKPSTITSSPSVQQPYSGRTITLSPINGISSSKPTSLPSSPVEGKNQIMRTTSNPIFVPMRKEPPNYDDAVKNLANKGQNLSLVDNKCASKTSIKSQAMDDVLEILIRNGELPPSAAQEPPPTPKTQTSTITTVTSDSVVSSSQFQFSIFGGSTSTTTTINTTSTSGTTDVYSLLNGPITATPSVAIKKECHTPPPFVLNEPTDSKDLGLDINEMLNQDLTSMDWADDAQFSLDLTDTSTMQIDQDKMGTSNNILSVPTDENYKNNLHGSEPDLAALGINDTENVNMDVSDWLDVIMPSTGLTPLSANAPVQFPSDPILTPKTQQEVLDLFSFEDGEFGTPTDIHTGINWEKLTS; encoded by the exons ACACAACTAGCAGCAGTAATAGCTGGTCTCCCCTCTATGGGGGAGGAACATCTTTAGACCAAGAGGCCATCCAGTACATTCACAAGTTTTACTGCAAAGACTGCCGGATGGAAGCCGAAAAGGCGGAGAAGGAAAAGGCAGCAGCAGCGGTGACAGGGGGTGAGGGAAAGGGCGAGACCGAGCTCCCCACCAGCCCCCAGTCCACGCTGGAGGAAATGTCTCTGCAACAAAGCATGGACAAAAACAAAGAAT CACTGAAACGAAAACTAATGATGAGGCGATCTGTTACTGAACTGGTAGACCAAGGAATTTATCCAC CTTTGAGTACGCCACCAGCATTTGCAGAACAGCGACGGCACTTGGAGAGAGCAAAG ACGGGGGACCTCCTAAAGCACAAAATACAGCATCGTCCAGACCGGCAGGTCCTAGTACAGCAGCACATTCTAGAAG ATACCAAGATCGACCCATCCCTTCATGAGCGACAACGTAAACTGAAGCGAGCTCGTATTGCTGACGACCTTAATGACAAACTTTCTCATAGGCCCGGCCCATTGGAGCTGCTCCAGGGCAACATTCTGCACACCGATGATGAAAACTTCAAAACAGCTCTCCAAG gtgagcaatgcaGCACATGGGCTTCCTTTTTCATTTCAGCTGGATCGATACCATTCAACAGAACATTTGACGAGGATTCCGAGTCCAACTATGGATTTGAGGATGAGAGCACAACGACTAGTGATGGTGTTCCTTCACCGTGTGATTCCATGATGTCGGACATCTGTAGTCCCCCCATTATACCCCCAGCTCCAGAGGTACCATCCTCCCTCAAGTTTCACCAGCTGGGAAGCCTTCCCAGTACCTTCACGTCAGGAGTTACCCTTACGAACATGACAGGTGTCACAGGAGCTAACACTCCAACTTCATTCTCAAAACTGTCGCCCATCACAACTCAATCATTCAGTGTTACAAATACAGGCCCTATGAATGCGAATGGATTGACCACATTAAATGGAGGAGGAAAGCTGGGCAGTGGGAGTAGTTCTAGTGTTAATAAAAATAGACCAAAGAAACCTAAACCAAAAGCTCAACCAAAAACAAAAGTGATTAAATTTCATGAGTACAAAGGACCTCCAAATGTTGTGAAAACTCAGGCAGTTCCTCCTTCTAGTGATCCATCCCTGGAAACACCATACCACATCATGCTGCAACAGCAGCAACTGTTTCTGCAGTGGCAGTTAGAATTTCAGTCAAAGAATCCCTCTACAGGGCCTGGACGGACTGTGGTTGTATCCACCCAGCAGACGGGATTGGATCCGCCTGCTACAATACAGGTACAGACCTCCAGCCCTGGTGTGGTGCCAGTGCTGACTTCATCTGCTGTAGTGTCATCAACCAGCACAGTAAACACACAGACTAGTATGCAGGGACAGCCACTGCTGGCCTCACCTCCAATACAAACGGTGGTTCAGCAGGCCGTGAAGCCCTCACAAACCCCAATTCTACACACTCAGCCACAGGTTCAGGTTCACACCCAGCCACAGGTTCAGATTCACACTCAGCCACAGGTTCAGGTTCACACTCAGCTCCAGGGACAACCCATGGTGCAGGCCCAATCTCAGATTTCTCTTCAAGCACAGCCAGGAATTCAAGCGCAGTCTTCTGGTCCTTCAACTGTCCAGATGAAATCCCCAGTGGTGGCCAAGCCTTTTCCTGTAGTGTCGCAGCTACAGAGCTCCACACCTGCTCAGAGTCCACCTACTCCAAGCAAACCTCTAGTTCAGACAAAGACAATTATACAAGGCCAGCCATCAGTTCAGTTGCAGTCCATTATTCCAGGCAAACAACAACAGCAGAAGACGACTCCACAGCGAGTGAGGCCTGTGTTACAAAACACTAAAAACTCCCTAAGTAACATAACTAAACCTCTTATGAATCTGGAGGATATGAAAGTGGCTGACTTGAAAGCTGAGTTAAAAAAGCGAAATTTGACTGTGTCTGGTGCAAAACCTCAGTTGATTGAGAGGTTGAAGCCGTACCTCGATGTGTCAGTATCGCATGCTTCCACCATGAACAATGTCAGAGATATGAAAAAGCTACCAGTTCATGCTGTTGTGAATGTTCATTCTATGCCCACGTCATCTTCATCACCCGCAATTCTTTCACCCTCAAATGAGGTATCTATGTCATCCTCATCACCCCCTATATCGCCAACGATCAAAGACAAGATTTTTAATCCCCTGTCACCTGAGGTGATGGACATTGCTCCCCCCACCAGTGTCCTAACAGCTCAGATGAAGAACAGTTTGCATTCTGCCAGCACTGGGTCTATACCTATGGCAGATGACAGCTCCCGACCGTCGTCTGTAAATCCAGACATCGCCATGGATGTGGACAGTTCTctagatttttcaaattttatcaaatttagTCCAGCTAGTTCATCAGCCACATCAGTCCCCCCAACAATTACACAGACAACAGCCACCTCAATTCATTCATCCCAACCCGCCATAGTGACCAGTCCACCGGTCATTTTGGACCACACAGCCCAAACATCACCACATCCATCAATGCAGGAGGAAATCCTACAGCAACAGAGGCTAAAAATTGCTCAACTTCAAAAGCAGCTGGAGGAATCACAGAAGATCTTACAACAGCAGATGCAGCAGCAACACCTGCAACATCACCTGCAGCATAATAACCCACAACAGACTGCCAGTCCTCCTCAGGCAACACAGCAGCAACCTGCTTCCCCACAACAGATACACCAGGTTGTGCAGCAACCCACATCCCAAGCTCACAGCTTACAACTAATTCAGAAGCCCACATCCCCGCAGATACAATTGATCAAACAGCCAACTTCTCCTCCACAGTTACAACAACTCTCCCCCATACAGCACCAACCGCTGTCACCTCCCCAGCTCCCACAACAAGTGCAGATAATTCATGCACCAACAGGACAACAACACACGCTAAACGCCATCAAGGTGGACGCGGACGGCAAAGCAGCGCAGCAACCTAACACAAAAATGGTGCAGATCACAGCTCCACAGACCATATCTCTAGTGGACGGCTCAGGACTGCCTTTAACAATACCTGTTGTGTCTCAGGGGATGCAGTCGATCCTAGTGCCGAACCTGATGGACAAAACAACCAAGCAGAACCTGGAGAATTTTGTGGTCAGTCATGGGCTGAACAGGAGTTTGAACATTGCAACAAAGCCCAGTACCATCACCAGCAGTCCATCCGTACAGCAACCGTACAGTGGACGAACGATCACTCTGTCTCCCATCAACGGCATCAGCTCAAG TAAACCAACTTCGCTGCCATCTTCACCTGTGGAaggaaaaaatcaaataatgcGGACAACCTCTAACCCCATCTTTGTCCCAATGAGGAAAGAGCCGCCTAATTATGACGATGCTGTAAAAAATCTGGCTAACAAG GGTCAGAATTTATCTCTAGTGGACAATAAATGTGCCTCCAAGACTTCTATCAAAAGTCAGGCTATGGACGATGTTTTGGAGATTCTTATTCGGAATGGAG AACTGCCCCCTAGTGCAGCACAGGAACCACCTCCCACCCCAAAGACACAGACCTCCACCATCACCACAGTGACTTCAGACTCGGTGGTGTCCTCCTCACAATTCCAGTTTTCCATTTTTGGTGGTTCCACTTCCACCACAACCACCATTAATACCACATCCACGTCTGGCACCACGGATGTGTATTCACTGCTGAATGGACCAATCACTGCCACCCCATCTGTGGCCATCAAAAAAGAGTGTCATACTCCTCCACCGTTTGTTTTGAATGAACCAACTGACAGCAAAGACCTGGGACTGGACATCAATGAAATGCTTAACCAGGACTTGACCTCAATGGACTGGGCAGACGATGCCCAATTTTCACTGGACCTCACAGATACCTCCACCATGCAAATAGACCAAGACAAAATGGGCACCTCAAATAACATCTTGAGCGTGCCAACTGATGAAAACTATAAAAATAACTTGCATGGTTCAGAGCCAGATCTGGCAGCCTTAGGAATAAATGACACGGAGAATGTGAATATGGACGTGTCAGACTGG
- the LOC125672047 gene encoding myocardin-related transcription factor B-like isoform X3, translating to MPELSKRPFDSVHEELSHGPKRIKKNWDTTSSSNSWSPLYGGGTSLDQEAIQYIHKFYCKDCRMEAEKAEKEKAAAAVTGGEGKGETELPTSPQSTLEEMSLQQSMDKNKESLKRKLMMRRSVTELVDQGIYPPLSTPPAFAEQRRHLERAKTGDLLKHKIQHRPDRQVLVQQHILEDTKIDPSLHERQRKLKRARIADDLNDKLSHRPGPLELLQGNILHTDDENFKTALQAGSIPFNRTFDEDSESNYGFEDESTTTSDGVPSPCDSMMSDICSPPIIPPAPEVPSSLKFHQLGSLPSTFTSGVTLTNMTGVTGANTPTSFSKLSPITTQSFSVTNTGPMNANGLTTLNGGGKLGSGSSSSVNKNRPKKPKPKAQPKTKVIKFHEYKGPPNVVKTQAVPPSSDPSLETPYHIMLQQQQLFLQWQLEFQSKNPSTGPGRTVVVSTQQTGLDPPATIQVQTSSPGVVPVLTSSAVVSSTSTVNTQTSMQGQPLLASPPIQTVVQQAVKPSQTPILHTQPQVQVHTQPQVQIHTQPQVQVHTQLQGQPMVQAQSQISLQAQPGIQAQSSGPSTVQMKSPVVAKPFPVVSQLQSSTPAQSPPTPSKPLVQTKTIIQGQPSVQLQSIIPGKQQQQKTTPQRVRPVLQNTKNSLSNITKPLMNLEDMKVADLKAELKKRNLTVSGAKPQLIERLKPYLDVSVSHASTMNNVRDMKKLPVHAVVNVHSMPTSSSSPAILSPSNEVSMSSSSPPISPTIKDKIFNPLSPEVMDIAPPTSVLTAQMKNSLHSASTGSIPMADDSSRPSSVNPDIAMDVDSSLDFSNFIKFSPASSSATSVPPTITQTTATSIHSSQPAIVTSPPVILDHTAQTSPHPSMQEEILQQQRLKIAQLQKQLEESQKILQQQMQQQHLQHHLQHNNPQQTASPPQATQQQPASPQQIHQVVQQPTSQAHSLQLIQKPTSPQIQLIKQPTSPPQLQQLSPIQHQPLSPPQLPQQVQIIHAPTGQQHTLNAIKVDADGKAAQQPNTKMVQITAPQTISLVDGSGLPLTIPVVSQGMQSILVPNLMDKTTKQNLENFVVSHGLNRSLNIATKPSTITSSPSVQQPYSGRTITLSPINGISSSKPTSLPSSPVEGKNQIMRTTSNPIFVPMRKEPPNYDDAVKNLANKGQNLSLVDNKCASKTSIKSQAMDDVLEILIRNGELPPSAAQEPPPTPKTQTSTITTVTSDSVVSSSQFQFSIFGGSTSTTTTINTTSTSGTTDVYSLLNGPITATPSVAIKKECHTPPPFVLNEPTDSKDLGLDINEMLNQDLTSMDWADDAQFSLDLTDTSTMQIDQDKMGTSNNILSVPTDENYKNNLHGSEPDLAALGINDTENVNMDVSDWLDVIMPSTGLTPLSANAPVQFPSDPILTPKTQQEVLDLFSFEDGEFGTPTDIHTGINWEKLTS from the exons ACACAACTAGCAGCAGTAATAGCTGGTCTCCCCTCTATGGGGGAGGAACATCTTTAGACCAAGAGGCCATCCAGTACATTCACAAGTTTTACTGCAAAGACTGCCGGATGGAAGCCGAAAAGGCGGAGAAGGAAAAGGCAGCAGCAGCGGTGACAGGGGGTGAGGGAAAGGGCGAGACCGAGCTCCCCACCAGCCCCCAGTCCACGCTGGAGGAAATGTCTCTGCAACAAAGCATGGACAAAAACAAAGAAT CACTGAAACGAAAACTAATGATGAGGCGATCTGTTACTGAACTGGTAGACCAAGGAATTTATCCAC CTTTGAGTACGCCACCAGCATTTGCAGAACAGCGACGGCACTTGGAGAGAGCAAAG ACGGGGGACCTCCTAAAGCACAAAATACAGCATCGTCCAGACCGGCAGGTCCTAGTACAGCAGCACATTCTAGAAG ATACCAAGATCGACCCATCCCTTCATGAGCGACAACGTAAACTGAAGCGAGCTCGTATTGCTGACGACCTTAATGACAAACTTTCTCATAGGCCCGGCCCATTGGAGCTGCTCCAGGGCAACATTCTGCACACCGATGATGAAAACTTCAAAACAGCTCTCCAAG CTGGATCGATACCATTCAACAGAACATTTGACGAGGATTCCGAGTCCAACTATGGATTTGAGGATGAGAGCACAACGACTAGTGATGGTGTTCCTTCACCGTGTGATTCCATGATGTCGGACATCTGTAGTCCCCCCATTATACCCCCAGCTCCAGAGGTACCATCCTCCCTCAAGTTTCACCAGCTGGGAAGCCTTCCCAGTACCTTCACGTCAGGAGTTACCCTTACGAACATGACAGGTGTCACAGGAGCTAACACTCCAACTTCATTCTCAAAACTGTCGCCCATCACAACTCAATCATTCAGTGTTACAAATACAGGCCCTATGAATGCGAATGGATTGACCACATTAAATGGAGGAGGAAAGCTGGGCAGTGGGAGTAGTTCTAGTGTTAATAAAAATAGACCAAAGAAACCTAAACCAAAAGCTCAACCAAAAACAAAAGTGATTAAATTTCATGAGTACAAAGGACCTCCAAATGTTGTGAAAACTCAGGCAGTTCCTCCTTCTAGTGATCCATCCCTGGAAACACCATACCACATCATGCTGCAACAGCAGCAACTGTTTCTGCAGTGGCAGTTAGAATTTCAGTCAAAGAATCCCTCTACAGGGCCTGGACGGACTGTGGTTGTATCCACCCAGCAGACGGGATTGGATCCGCCTGCTACAATACAGGTACAGACCTCCAGCCCTGGTGTGGTGCCAGTGCTGACTTCATCTGCTGTAGTGTCATCAACCAGCACAGTAAACACACAGACTAGTATGCAGGGACAGCCACTGCTGGCCTCACCTCCAATACAAACGGTGGTTCAGCAGGCCGTGAAGCCCTCACAAACCCCAATTCTACACACTCAGCCACAGGTTCAGGTTCACACCCAGCCACAGGTTCAGATTCACACTCAGCCACAGGTTCAGGTTCACACTCAGCTCCAGGGACAACCCATGGTGCAGGCCCAATCTCAGATTTCTCTTCAAGCACAGCCAGGAATTCAAGCGCAGTCTTCTGGTCCTTCAACTGTCCAGATGAAATCCCCAGTGGTGGCCAAGCCTTTTCCTGTAGTGTCGCAGCTACAGAGCTCCACACCTGCTCAGAGTCCACCTACTCCAAGCAAACCTCTAGTTCAGACAAAGACAATTATACAAGGCCAGCCATCAGTTCAGTTGCAGTCCATTATTCCAGGCAAACAACAACAGCAGAAGACGACTCCACAGCGAGTGAGGCCTGTGTTACAAAACACTAAAAACTCCCTAAGTAACATAACTAAACCTCTTATGAATCTGGAGGATATGAAAGTGGCTGACTTGAAAGCTGAGTTAAAAAAGCGAAATTTGACTGTGTCTGGTGCAAAACCTCAGTTGATTGAGAGGTTGAAGCCGTACCTCGATGTGTCAGTATCGCATGCTTCCACCATGAACAATGTCAGAGATATGAAAAAGCTACCAGTTCATGCTGTTGTGAATGTTCATTCTATGCCCACGTCATCTTCATCACCCGCAATTCTTTCACCCTCAAATGAGGTATCTATGTCATCCTCATCACCCCCTATATCGCCAACGATCAAAGACAAGATTTTTAATCCCCTGTCACCTGAGGTGATGGACATTGCTCCCCCCACCAGTGTCCTAACAGCTCAGATGAAGAACAGTTTGCATTCTGCCAGCACTGGGTCTATACCTATGGCAGATGACAGCTCCCGACCGTCGTCTGTAAATCCAGACATCGCCATGGATGTGGACAGTTCTctagatttttcaaattttatcaaatttagTCCAGCTAGTTCATCAGCCACATCAGTCCCCCCAACAATTACACAGACAACAGCCACCTCAATTCATTCATCCCAACCCGCCATAGTGACCAGTCCACCGGTCATTTTGGACCACACAGCCCAAACATCACCACATCCATCAATGCAGGAGGAAATCCTACAGCAACAGAGGCTAAAAATTGCTCAACTTCAAAAGCAGCTGGAGGAATCACAGAAGATCTTACAACAGCAGATGCAGCAGCAACACCTGCAACATCACCTGCAGCATAATAACCCACAACAGACTGCCAGTCCTCCTCAGGCAACACAGCAGCAACCTGCTTCCCCACAACAGATACACCAGGTTGTGCAGCAACCCACATCCCAAGCTCACAGCTTACAACTAATTCAGAAGCCCACATCCCCGCAGATACAATTGATCAAACAGCCAACTTCTCCTCCACAGTTACAACAACTCTCCCCCATACAGCACCAACCGCTGTCACCTCCCCAGCTCCCACAACAAGTGCAGATAATTCATGCACCAACAGGACAACAACACACGCTAAACGCCATCAAGGTGGACGCGGACGGCAAAGCAGCGCAGCAACCTAACACAAAAATGGTGCAGATCACAGCTCCACAGACCATATCTCTAGTGGACGGCTCAGGACTGCCTTTAACAATACCTGTTGTGTCTCAGGGGATGCAGTCGATCCTAGTGCCGAACCTGATGGACAAAACAACCAAGCAGAACCTGGAGAATTTTGTGGTCAGTCATGGGCTGAACAGGAGTTTGAACATTGCAACAAAGCCCAGTACCATCACCAGCAGTCCATCCGTACAGCAACCGTACAGTGGACGAACGATCACTCTGTCTCCCATCAACGGCATCAGCTCAAG TAAACCAACTTCGCTGCCATCTTCACCTGTGGAaggaaaaaatcaaataatgcGGACAACCTCTAACCCCATCTTTGTCCCAATGAGGAAAGAGCCGCCTAATTATGACGATGCTGTAAAAAATCTGGCTAACAAG GGTCAGAATTTATCTCTAGTGGACAATAAATGTGCCTCCAAGACTTCTATCAAAAGTCAGGCTATGGACGATGTTTTGGAGATTCTTATTCGGAATGGAG AACTGCCCCCTAGTGCAGCACAGGAACCACCTCCCACCCCAAAGACACAGACCTCCACCATCACCACAGTGACTTCAGACTCGGTGGTGTCCTCCTCACAATTCCAGTTTTCCATTTTTGGTGGTTCCACTTCCACCACAACCACCATTAATACCACATCCACGTCTGGCACCACGGATGTGTATTCACTGCTGAATGGACCAATCACTGCCACCCCATCTGTGGCCATCAAAAAAGAGTGTCATACTCCTCCACCGTTTGTTTTGAATGAACCAACTGACAGCAAAGACCTGGGACTGGACATCAATGAAATGCTTAACCAGGACTTGACCTCAATGGACTGGGCAGACGATGCCCAATTTTCACTGGACCTCACAGATACCTCCACCATGCAAATAGACCAAGACAAAATGGGCACCTCAAATAACATCTTGAGCGTGCCAACTGATGAAAACTATAAAAATAACTTGCATGGTTCAGAGCCAGATCTGGCAGCCTTAGGAATAAATGACACGGAGAATGTGAATATGGACGTGTCAGACTGG